AGCTCAAGGACAACCACGGCGCCACCGTGAAGCTCTCCGACTTCCGTGGTTCCCAGAACGTCGTCCTGCTCTTCTACCCCTTCGCCTTCACCGGCGTGTGCACCGGCGAGCTGTGCGAGGTCCGCGACAACCTCCCGAGGTTCTCCGACCGCGACACCCAGGTGCTCGCCGTCTCCAACGACTCCATCCACACCCTGCGCGTCTTCGGCGAGCAGGAGGGCCTGGAATACCCGCTGCTCAGCGACTTCTGGCCGCACGGCGAGGTCAGCCGGGCCTACGGCGTCTTCGCGGAGGACAAGGGCTGCGCGGTGCGCGGCACCTTCGTGATCGACAAGGAGGGCGTCGTCCGCTGGACCGTCGTCAACGCCCTGCCGGACGCGCGCGACCTGAACGAGTACGTCGCGGCGCTCGACACCCTCTGACCCCTCCCGTGACCGACACCTGTGATTCTTCGGCACCAAGCCATGCGAGCCACGGGAACCCGTCACTAGGATCGAGTCGTTGATCCGATATCAAACGCACGGCGGGGCTCCCCGCCCCTGGACACCAATGGAGGACTCGTGGGAGTCAGCCTCAGCAAGGGCGGCAACGTATCACTGAGCAAGGAGGCGCCCGGCCTGACCGCGGTCATCGTCGGTCTGGGGTGGGACGTGCGCACCACGACGGGCACGGACTTCGACCTCGACGCCAGCGCGCTGCTGCTGAACAACACGGGCAAGGTCGGCAGCGATGCCAACTTCGTGTTCTTCAACAACCTCAAGAGCTCCGACGGCTCGGTCGAGCACACCGGCGACAACCTCACCGGTGAGGGCGAGGGCGACGACGAGCAGATCAAGGTCAACCTCGCGGGCGTCCCGGCCGACATCGAGAAGATCGTCTTCCCGGTCTCGATCTACGACGCCGAGAACCGTCAGCAGTCCTTCGGCCAGGTGCGCAACGCGTTCATCCGCGTCGTGAACCAGGCCGGCGGCGCCGAGATCGCTCGCTACGACCTCAGCGAGGACGCGTCCACCGAGACCGCCATGGTCTTCGGCGAGCTGTACCGCCACGGTGCGGAGTGGAAGTTCCGCGCCATCGGCCAGGGCTACGCGTCGGGCCTGCGCGGCATCGCGCAGGACTTCGGTGTGAACGTCTGAGTTCGGCATCCGAGATGTGATCGCCCGGAACACCACCGGGCGAGTCAGGCGCCGTACCGTTCGGGTGCGGCGCCTGGGGGTGCCCCCTTCGGGGTAGTGCAGGACAACCAAAGAAGCATCACGCGGGGAGGACCAGCATCATGGGCGTCACGCTCGCCAAGGGAGGAAATGTCTCCCTGTCCAAGGCCGCACCCAACCTCACTCAGGTGATGGTCGGGCTCGGCTGGGACGCGCGCTCCACCACCGGAGCCCCCTTCGACCTCGACGCCAGCGCGCTGGTGTGCAGCGGCGGTCGGGTACTGGGCGATGAGTGGTTCGTCTTCTACAACCAGCTCAAGAGCCCGGACGGCTCGGTGGAGCACACCGGCGACAACCTCACCGGCGAGGGCGACGGCGACGACGAGTCGATCCT
The DNA window shown above is from Streptomyces chartreusis and carries:
- a CDS encoding peroxiredoxin, which codes for MAIQVGDKAPDFELKDNHGATVKLSDFRGSQNVVLLFYPFAFTGVCTGELCEVRDNLPRFSDRDTQVLAVSNDSIHTLRVFGEQEGLEYPLLSDFWPHGEVSRAYGVFAEDKGCAVRGTFVIDKEGVVRWTVVNALPDARDLNEYVAALDTL
- a CDS encoding TerD family protein; this encodes MGVSLSKGGNVSLSKEAPGLTAVIVGLGWDVRTTTGTDFDLDASALLLNNTGKVGSDANFVFFNNLKSSDGSVEHTGDNLTGEGEGDDEQIKVNLAGVPADIEKIVFPVSIYDAENRQQSFGQVRNAFIRVVNQAGGAEIARYDLSEDASTETAMVFGELYRHGAEWKFRAIGQGYASGLRGIAQDFGVNV